In Lacibacter sp. H375, one DNA window encodes the following:
- a CDS encoding PAS domain S-box protein → MKKDVNGSRAFGSKQKLKDTGDYAKAIIETMHESLLMLTGDLFIRHANKGFYKTFCVTPEETEGCYLYDIANAEWNIPELKEQMSLLQSRDIPFTHLEVTRDFPMVGRRTVWLNANKFPMKEGKGSMILLAIQDITEQKMLEERLKGNEERLYLLLRNASDIITVFDEHGTIKYESPAIEPVLGYKPEERVGKNIHTDAIVHADDRSIKIELLQKAIESPTENISGEFRIRHKDGSYHIIEAIFNNMLENKKINGIIATYRDVTERKSLEQHKDEFIGIASHELKTPVTSLKAYLQILEENILKANGSQSVDILFKMNKQVDRLAILIKDLLDFTRIEGGKLKFREDMYELNELVLEIVDEVQLTTKQHKIQVHLSRPVLIEGDRYRTGQVLTNLLNNAIKYSPQGDSVVVRTKVDKQSITISVQDFGIGIEHGFLTKVFDRFFRVNETQYHHFPGLGLGLYIAAEFVKRQGGQIWVTSEPRKGSVFYFLLPILLSKEPGNK, encoded by the coding sequence ATGAAAAAGGATGTAAATGGTAGCAGGGCTTTTGGCTCAAAGCAAAAACTAAAGGATACAGGAGATTATGCAAAGGCGATCATTGAAACAATGCACGAATCGTTGTTGATGCTAACTGGCGACTTATTTATAAGGCATGCCAATAAAGGTTTTTATAAAACGTTTTGTGTAACGCCTGAAGAAACAGAGGGATGTTATTTATATGACATAGCAAATGCTGAATGGAATATTCCTGAACTAAAAGAACAAATGAGCTTATTGCAAAGCAGGGATATCCCCTTTACACATCTTGAAGTAACACGTGACTTTCCGATGGTAGGCAGAAGAACTGTTTGGTTAAATGCAAACAAGTTTCCAATGAAGGAAGGCAAAGGGAGCATGATCCTCTTAGCGATACAGGATATAACAGAACAAAAAATGCTTGAAGAGCGTTTGAAGGGAAATGAAGAACGGCTTTACTTATTGCTGAGAAATGCTTCAGATATAATCACTGTGTTTGATGAACATGGCACAATAAAATATGAAAGCCCGGCTATTGAACCTGTACTGGGCTACAAACCCGAAGAACGTGTTGGTAAAAATATTCACACCGACGCAATTGTACACGCTGATGATCGTTCTATAAAAATTGAACTCTTGCAGAAAGCTATTGAATCGCCCACAGAAAATATTTCAGGTGAGTTTCGTATCAGGCATAAAGACGGGAGTTACCACATCATTGAAGCGATATTCAATAACATGCTGGAAAATAAAAAGATTAATGGTATCATTGCTACTTACAGGGATGTTACCGAACGTAAATCATTAGAACAACATAAAGACGAATTCATCGGTATTGCAAGTCATGAACTAAAAACTCCTGTCACGAGCTTAAAAGCATACTTGCAAATACTTGAAGAAAATATTTTAAAGGCAAATGGTTCACAGTCGGTCGATATTCTTTTTAAAATGAATAAGCAGGTTGACAGGCTTGCAATTTTAATTAAAGACCTGCTTGATTTCACCCGTATCGAAGGGGGCAAACTTAAGTTCAGGGAAGATATGTACGAATTGAACGAGCTTGTACTTGAAATTGTTGATGAAGTTCAGTTAACTACAAAACAACACAAGATACAAGTCCATTTATCACGCCCGGTGCTTATAGAAGGTGATCGTTACCGAACAGGGCAGGTACTTACAAATTTGTTGAACAACGCAATAAAGTATTCACCACAGGGAGATAGCGTTGTAGTTCGTACTAAAGTTGATAAGCAGTCAATAACCATCTCCGTACAAGACTTTGGCATTGGTATTGAGCATGGATTTCTAACGAAAGTATTCGACCGTTTTTTTCGTGTGAATGAAACACAGTACCATCATTTCCCCGGACTTGGTTTAGGACTGTATATAGCTGCTGAGTTTGTTAAAAGGCAGGGTGGACAAATTTGGGTTACCAGTGAGCCAAGGAAAGGGTCCGTTTTTTATTTCCTCCTTCCGATCTTATTATCTAAAGAGCCGGGGAATAAGTAA
- a CDS encoding response regulator: MQQRILIADDDEGIRDIFKLILEAAGYCVDFRSSGEDIINNKFIVPDLFLLDKQLGDYSGLDLCAYLKKREDTRDIPVIMISASPDIAKLSIEAGADAYIEKPFEIDYLRNLIQFYIERPSVSSTGETSDDVVSQPTS, translated from the coding sequence ATGCAACAACGAATTCTAATCGCAGATGATGATGAAGGTATCAGAGATATTTTCAAATTGATTCTGGAAGCAGCAGGATACTGCGTTGATTTTCGATCAAGTGGTGAAGATATTATCAATAATAAATTCATTGTACCCGACCTTTTTTTACTGGATAAGCAATTAGGCGATTACAGTGGCCTCGATTTGTGTGCTTACCTTAAAAAACGTGAAGACACCAGGGATATACCTGTGATCATGATCTCTGCATCGCCTGATATTGCTAAGCTGTCGATAGAAGCAGGCGCTGATGCATATATTGAAAAACCATTTGAGATCGATTACCTGCGAAACCTTATTCAATTCTATATAGAAAGACCATCTGTTTCTTCAACAGGGGAAACATCTGATGATGTTGTTTCGCAACCCACCAGCTGA
- a CDS encoding DUF6496 domain-containing protein, translating to MAKYSKKARQEVAKAMHEKKAGILKSGSGKKVTDNDQAIAIGLSKARKAGAKVPREQ from the coding sequence ATGGCTAAGTATTCAAAAAAAGCCAGGCAGGAAGTAGCCAAAGCCATGCACGAAAAAAAGGCGGGGATACTAAAGTCAGGTAGCGGAAAAAAAGTTACCGACAATGACCAGGCAATTGCAATTGGCTTATCAAAAGCAAGAAAAGCTGGTGCAAAAGTGCCTCGTGAACAATAG
- a CDS encoding AI-2E family transporter has product MMPFHERITRLLLLLLILFLVVISVIQMRIFLPGLLGALTLYILSRRSYFYYVYQKKWRKGFTAFIFVIAYLVLLGIPVMLMIKLVSPKLQKLMEDPGVWIKKITAITQQLKASTGINWLHDFSTAEYSEKIVGAIPVLLNSSVTLISNLAIMLFLLYYMFYNGSEMEKQLYRFIPLQDDNTSLLAAETRKMVTANALGIPIISAIQGAAATLGYYLFGIEEYALFGFLTGVFAFFPIIGTLVIWVPLVVYLYSIGENGHAWGLLIYSAIVTGNIDYVARITIMRRIGDIHPVITVLGIIVGLGLFGFIGIIFGPLLISYIIILTRIYKSEFVVTNGKG; this is encoded by the coding sequence ATGATGCCATTTCATGAACGGATAACACGCCTGCTTTTATTATTGCTGATCCTTTTCCTTGTTGTTATTTCGGTAATTCAAATGCGCATTTTTCTTCCCGGTCTATTGGGAGCGCTAACACTTTATATCTTAAGCCGCCGTAGTTATTTTTATTACGTGTATCAAAAAAAATGGCGCAAAGGATTTACCGCATTCATTTTTGTAATTGCTTACCTGGTGCTTTTAGGCATACCCGTAATGCTCATGATTAAACTGGTGAGTCCCAAGTTGCAAAAACTTATGGAGGATCCTGGTGTATGGATCAAGAAAATAACTGCCATCACCCAACAATTAAAAGCTTCAACTGGTATTAACTGGTTGCATGATTTCTCAACTGCCGAATATTCTGAAAAAATTGTGGGAGCAATTCCTGTTCTGTTAAACAGCTCGGTAACGTTGATCTCGAATTTAGCGATCATGTTGTTTCTACTCTACTATATGTTTTACAATGGTAGTGAAATGGAAAAGCAGCTATACCGGTTTATTCCTTTGCAGGATGACAATACAAGTTTACTGGCTGCAGAGACAAGGAAAATGGTTACAGCAAATGCATTGGGTATTCCCATTATTTCAGCAATACAAGGTGCTGCCGCAACGCTGGGTTACTATTTGTTTGGCATTGAAGAGTACGCTTTGTTTGGATTTCTTACTGGTGTGTTTGCTTTTTTCCCAATTATAGGAACGTTGGTTATTTGGGTGCCGTTGGTTGTTTATTTATACAGCATTGGTGAAAACGGGCACGCCTGGGGCTTACTGATTTATAGTGCAATTGTTACCGGCAATATCGATTACGTTGCACGAATCACTATTATGCGTCGCATCGGCGACATTCATCCTGTTATTACCGTGTTAGGCATTATTGTTGGATTAGGTTTATTTGGTTTTATAGGTATTATTTTCGGGCCGTTGCTGATCAGTTACATCATTATCCTCACGAGGATATATAAAAGTGAATTTGTTGTAACAAATGGAAAAGGTTGA
- a CDS encoding YtxH domain-containing protein, giving the protein MTKSSRILVGVAVAVSAGVIISYLLRTEKGNEVSRQIKDVAGSLLEKGKEMLSKAKDEAQSRVSEITV; this is encoded by the coding sequence ATGACAAAAAGTTCAAGAATTTTAGTGGGTGTGGCAGTAGCTGTGTCAGCCGGGGTAATCATTAGTTACCTCCTGCGCACCGAAAAAGGCAACGAAGTAAGCAGGCAAATCAAAGATGTTGCAGGTAGCCTCCTTGAAAAAGGCAAGGAAATGTTGAGCAAAGCGAAAGACGAAGCTCAAAGCAGAGTAAGCGAAATAACAGTATAG